The genomic DNA GGAAGGAGAGGGGCCACGACTCTAAAGGAGTAGCATGAGGGAGATCTTGGCAGTGCTCAAACAAAACTAgttttgtatcttgattgtggtgggagttacacaaatctacacatgtgataaaacagCAAAGAATTATATACTTTATTCCAATATCAACTTCCTTCCTACTcttgatattgtactataattatgtaaGATGTATCCAATGAGGGAAACTGGGTGAACACAGGACCTCTCTATACTATCTTTGCAACCTCCTGTGAATGtacataattatttcaaaatgaatcttaaaaatattaatttagttGTAATAAAGATATCAAGACTCTATCACCTGAAATCGCAGGAGTCCAGGCCAGTTCCATTAAAAGCTCTCAGAGGAACCATTCCCACCCTCGCTTTACTGCCCCTGACTAGAAAATTGGGGTATTACGGCTCCCTTAGagaccttttttttcctcccttgctCTCAGTTTTTCCTCCGTTTCTTCTTCCACTACACCAAGGCTGTTGCTTAACAAGTTACAACAGGTTAGGGAAAAAACagtgaggtttaaaaaaatagggggagggagagaggtgggggagagCAAGCAAAAGGGAAGCACTTCACAAGTCGGCAAAGGAGTAAGACTGGCAACCtatgagaagaaaaaaggaaatgacatgGCAAAATTAAACAGGAAATTTACTCAAAGGGCTATAAAGTCAAATGGAGTCCTAAAAAACTGAGGTAGAACCTGGTAATTAGCCAGAGATTTCTGGCTATCTGAAGTTCCCTCAACAAATCAGTCAATTTCCCTTGGCATTCAAAGCAGGGGCCCGAAGACTCTACAAACATCACAGCTCCCTTTTGCAAGATAAAGAGAGGAGGCAAGTGAAGCAGCCACTACTCCGGAGGCCCCACTTCCGGAGCACTGCCAGCAAGCACCACATAAAGGCAATTGAGACAAAAAGAAATTTGAGCTGATGAGGCATGGCTGCCTCTGTTCTAGAGCTACATTAATAATCTGAGAAAAAAGCAACTTCCTGTTCTCAGGCCAAATAAGTTCTATCCAGATTACAGGGAAAAATTATTGACTGCAACCTTCAGCGGACAAAGGTCTATTTTAACCTGTCCCTATTCACTATGTCCAAGAATTTAGAGAATCTGGTTGGTAACCAAGGAGACCCAAATTCTAGTCCTGGCTCTACCACCAACTTGCTAGTtcagtgaccttggacaggtcatTTTCCATCAGCAAAACAGGACTAGTCAATCATTTCAAGGCTCAGGGTTAATCTGTATTAAATGAAACTTTGAGCCCTTGGGCAGAAACATATTTCATATTAGGTCCATAGGGAGAAAAGATAAGCACCTCCTCTAGTCTCACTCCCAGCCAGCCCAGATAATTCCTCAAGCCAGTTTCCCTGGGAAGAGAGGAGATAAAGCCCAAGACTGCAATTGTAGGAAGGTAGCCAAGATGACGCCCCACCTCTTGTCTTTCAGCTGGTGCCTGCATCTGGAAAGGTCAGCCTTGAGCACAGTGGAGATGGGAGGAAATCACTAAAATCTAAGATCTAGTTGCATGCCAATGTCCACTTGTCCTGTTTTTCATAGGGTCTATCCCCCTTCCTTAAGAGCATCTGAGGGGTGGATAGGGCCCTTATCTAATACTAGGATGGCTATGATTCCTACTTTGTCCAGATTGCAAAGGACTAGGTGATTTAGCAAAAGGGGGACACCAGGTGTTCTTCATGGCCATAAGCCATTGAGTTCTTCTAATTATTTCCATAGCAGGGCAGAGAAGGCCAATTGCAAACTAATAGTGGCCATAATGAAataagagggaaggggaaagctACATGAACTTTTAGGGTGTCCATACAGTTCACTAATTCACGGTGCCTACCTTCGTTTAAGCCTTAGGTAAAGGGAGATCCCCTACTGCTTTCTGCATCCATTAATATCCAAAAGTTGCCCTCTCTTGAACCAGCCCAAATTGGGAAAGGGGCTGGATCACATCATGCACATGCCTGCCCATCAATCAACCACTTCCCTAAAAGGACAAGACTACACAACGCTATCAGTTCAAGCCCTTATGGCCTTATGGCCTTATGGCCCCCACAAAAGCGCCACCCTTGGATCCTGTCAAGGTCATGTACATCAGTTACATACCTAACTGAATTCCTGCACTTAGCTCCTGGCATGCACGAATGTACATGTTACGAAAAGGATAAATGTAAAAGCTCCACACATTATACTAGTTAACTCTGGCAAACAAGGGAAAAGCCATGTTGGTAAGTGACCAGGAATCCACATGTTTGGAGTAAAAGACCCCAAAGCGCATGGGGAGCCTTCCCCACTTCTAATATCCTGCTTCTCTAGCCACCTGTGGGGGTGAGGTTAGAGAACAGCAAGAATGAGCAGCCACACCCTGCTCTAGCATTACCCAGTATGTGGCATAAACCTGGTGCAAAACCCATGGCCTGTAGTCCAAAGACACGTAGAGCGGCAGCGGCCTGTTACATAAGCCCTGCAGGGCCTCCTTCGGTGCGCCcaccccacctctccctcccacccccaacgcTTTAGTGGGTTCTACTCCTGAACAATGAAATCAACATTCTCTGGGAAAGATGTCCTTTTGTGCAGGGCCGTTTCTGATTTGTCTGGGACGGTCTACGGTGGTGGGTGAAGGGAAACTAACCAAATGGCCTTTCAAGGTCCCTTCCCTGGGGGTCTAGGGATCTGCAGGCTAAGCATCACATCGCACCTCGCCAACTGGGAACTGGAGGGGATAGAACTGCCTTTCAGAAATAAGAGAAGAGAGCAAAATGGATCCCTGCAATCTGAGCCCTTCCTGGGTGGATCCAACCCTGCAAAGGGCAACTTCGGCTCACTTTTTGGGTTAGGGAAAATGAGGTTAGAAACCGTTAAATCCGGGCAAAGCTTCAGCCACAGTGGTGGGCAGCCCAGTCCTGCAGGGCTAGGACCCATGGGGCCGAGACGAGAACTAAAGTTCACTTTGGGCAAGAGGGAAAGCAAGTCGGCCCCGGCCGAAGAGGCTGCGGCAGAGTCCCGAGGATTACCTCATGATGACCCGCTTCCCCTTCACGTCCATCTTGTCCAGAGTCAGCTTGTTAGAGAGCGACATCTTGGCAATTCAGCGGCAGCGAGAGGCCGGGGGAAGAGACTGTTAAGCGACAGCGGCGAGACTGCAGCCGACTCGCGCTCGGAACGCGTGGAAAATGCCGAGCGCCTAGCGGGCTCGATCGCCCCGCCTACAACCTCTCCCCGCCCCTTTCCGGCCGCCGCACCCTGCTCGCCGGCCACTCGGGCAGCTATAGGACGCGGCCCGAAGGCGCCTGCGCGCTGCTATTGCTCCAAGGCGCTGTCAGTCTGCGAGGGCGCTGGTGGGACGTGCTGCTGCCATCTGTCACGTCCGGCACGCAGCGAGCCGCTGAGAACCTTCGTGACCAGAGGCGGGCGGCTGTGCCGCCGGGCCGGCAGGTGGAGGAAAAGGGAGAGCTTGGCGCCGAGGGGCAGACGTGGAGAGTCTGAGGCCCAAGGCCGCCGTCTCGGTCCCTGCGGCCGCGCCCAGAGCAGCTGCAGCGCCACGCAAACCCACGACAGCCTGGGGAAAAGCGCCACGCCGCACGCACCCCATGGAATTGCCCGCAGCCGTATCAGGATAGATGCAAATGGCAGCTCCTTTTGGAAAATTTCTGTTTTCCTGGCTCCCCCAAATGGAATTCTCCGTAAGACTGCTAAGGGGCCTTTAAGAATTGAGACCTCTCAGAAGTTGGGAAAGGCCCCGGTTCCCCCTGTTCCCCCCCCTCACCTTTTTTGTAATAAGTACAATGTAATTGTTTGGTTACGACATGAAGCTAATGGCAAACGCTTAgagcatttttcatatattaactcacaaaaaaaagttttgttgcTCACAAAACTCGCAAAAAAAGTTTTGTTGCTCACAAAACTCgcaatcctcattttacagatgaattaaCTCATCTACAAAGAGGTTTAGTGACTTGCTTAGGGTTTCAGATCTTGTAAATGGTggattcaaacctaggcagtTAAGATGTAGAGTCCATACACTTACTTAACTATAGTATAGTACAGACAACCATTGCTCAGAACTAGGCACTCGGGTCCAACATGCTTACAGAGTTGGCTGGAATGAAGTAATTTGAGTCAGAAACAAAAATTTCCCACATGGCACTCAAGGTCCAGGTAAGATGTAGGAAATATTAATTCATAGTGCATTGGTATTGAGACACAAGTTCAAAGTTATGAGATAAGCATTGGTGTCTTTTAATCCTGTCAGTGTATATTTGGGAAATCTCCATGGAGTTACTTCCAACTGAGTCTGCATTTGAGGCCCAGATGGGCCTTCTGGCCTCCCGGTGATCAGCTCTGCATATATTTAGCGCTTATTTCACTCCACCTGGGTTACTGTGGTAGTGGGAAGCAATTCCTTTTGGATAAGATAGAATAGCAACCAAGGTTGTCagcaaagaaagcaaaacaagcaTACAATCTGACACACTGAATTTAATAATACTTCCCAATTATTGAGCGcttgctgtatgccaggcactgtgctaaggacTGAACATACATGACTCATTTACGACtcacaaaagctttgaagtagGTACtcttattatctctattttacagatgagaacctGGAAGCtcaaaaatatcagaaaacttTATCTACTACAGATCTGAAGCAGCATCAGAGATGAAAAGTTCCTAAAATGGGAAAGTGCCTGAGACAATATAAAAAGTCCAGTGTTGCTGGAAAATAGAGTGGAAGGAAGAGAGTTCTAAAATTATACTGGTGAGGCAAGGTAAGGAGAGACCAGATCCTGTGGGCTTATAACCATGATAaagatgtgatttttatcctaAGAGCTATGAGAAGCGATTTGTTGCAGTCACTGTTACCTTGTATTcatgatatataaagaactctcaaaactcaatggtaagaaaacaaactcagtttttaaaaaatggtcacagGACTTAGACACTTCCCTAAAGAGAATATACAggtgacaaataagcacatgataAAATGTTTAATACCATTTgatattagggaaatgcaaattaaaaccactatgaggatgtatatgtataactgattcactttgttataaagcagaaactaacacaccattgtaaagcaattatactccaataaagatgttttaaaaataaataataaataaaaatttaaaaaaccactatgaggggcttccctggtggcgcagtggttaagaatccacctgccaatacagcagacacgggttcgagccctggtccgggaagatcccacatgccatggagcaactaagcccatgtgccacaactactaagcctgcactctagagcccacatgccacaactactgagcctgcacaccacaaatactgaagcccgtgtgcctagagcccgtgctccacaagacaagccaccgcaatgagaagcccgcgcaccgcaccgaagagcagcccccgctcgccgcaactagaagaaagtccgtgcacagcaaccaagacccaacgcggccaaaagtaaataaattaaattaacatttaaaaaagaaacccacaatgAGATGCAACTTTATATCAATTAAGAtggctaaaataaatataaaaataataataccaagtGTTAACAAGGATGCAGAACTCTGCACTGGAACTCTCTTACATTGCTGATAGaagtgcaaaatggtacagccactctggaaaacagcttggcagtttccTATAAAATTAAACCTATacctagcatatgacccagcaattcccccACCCAGGTATTCACCCTAGAGAAATGAAggtttatgttcacacaaaaacctgtacatacatgtttatagcagcacaaTTCATAATTGCTCAGAATTGAAAACAATGCAGAAGTCCTTGAATGGATGAGCAAACTGAAGTAcgttcatacaatgaaatactgttcagcaatacaaaggaatgaactattaatACAAGCAACAACTTGCATGAACCTCAAGGGTATCATGCTGAATGAAATAAGGCACACTCATGAGTTTCATGGTGTATAAGATTCCAAATGTATGacagtctggaaaaggcaaagctagaGGCATGGAGATCAGATCATTGGTTGCCAAGGACTAGGTGGAATATGTGACTAGAAAGGAGATGCGTGAGGAAGATTTTTGTGGCAATTGAACTATTCTGTATTCTGAGTGTGATAGGGGTTGCATGAATCTATACCTGTATTAAAACTCATAGCACTGGCCCCCAAAtaaaataagtggaaaaaaagaaaaagctctacAGGCCAATATTGCATAACTCAAACAGAACATCTATCAGCTAGATTCAGCCCATGAGCTATGAGGTTTTAACCTCTGCTCTTTAGTTTGTAGTACTCATATTAAAATAGAGCACCTCAAAATAATCTatggtgttagaagtcaggatagtggtttcCTTTGGGGAAGAAGAGTGGGTAGTGACTGACGATCCATATGAGGGCTTCTAGGGTGCTGATAATGTTCTATGTCTTAATCTGGATGGGTTAGGGTAACAACCATCTAGTTTGTCCAGAACAGAGGAGTTTCCCAAGATGCAAGTCTTCCAGTGCTAAAACCGGGACACCCCTAGGGAAGTTGGAACAGTTGGTCACTCTACCAGTTATATGGGTATGTTAaccttgtgaaaattcattgagctgtataGTTGTGATTCATGCACTTTTCTACATGTGTGTTATAAAAAACTTTGCCTTTAACTGGGCACAGATGAGGTCTGGTTAGCACAGGGTACACTAGAACTGTTATTTACAATAACGTAGACTTCTATTAACTCAACTTAAGGTTGCATTATCATTTTTCTCAGTCATGCCATAGAGCTAAAGCTGTGGTAAATTAAACCTCTCAGATATTTTTCACATGAACTGCTTTTAGGACATGGCAACCCTTTGCATCATTTATACAAGTAATTTCTAAACTTAGAGAGAGGACtttagattttttccccctattaaagttcatcctgggacttccctggttgtcctgtgggtaagactctgcactcccaatgcagggggcctgggttcaatccctggtcggggaactagatcccgcatgcatgctgcaactaagagttcgcatgccacaactaaagaagtctgcatgccataactaaagatcctgcatgccacaactaagaccatgtgcagtcaaaataaataaataaatattttaaaaattcaggggcttccctggtggcacagtggttgagaatccgcccgccaatgcaggggacacgggttcgatccctggtctgggaagatcccacatgccgcggaggaactaagcccgtgcactacaactactgagcctgtgctctagagcccgtgagccacaactactgagcccgcgcacctagagcccctgctccacaacaagagaagccaccgcaatgagaagcctgtgcactgcaacgaagagtagcccccactcaccacaactagagaaagcccgcacgcagcaatgaagacccaatgcagccaaaaataaattaattcattaaaaaaaattcgaAAGCAGCAGTGGAATTAAATTGtcggaaaaaaataaagttcaaccTGCTTTTGCTCTTATTCTATtacattttactgaaatatatgTTTGACTTTGGGGATTTAATGTGTTAGCCTGGCCCCGCATGATATTTTGCATGCTATTTAAAGGCATGAAAGAGCTCTCATCCACCAAATTCTATCCCCTTCACCCACCCTTGACATTATATATCAAAACCACCACTTTTTTCTGAGTAGCCCCTCCCTCATTGACTCACCTGCCAATACAGTTCCAAGCCCTTAGAACACTTTTGTTGTTATAAATTCAACTAAATTTTATTCATAGTAGTTGGGAAATATATGTACTAATTAAGGAGATTTTATGGTTAACCAAGTGTAATGGCGATGTGACATTTCACTCAGAACCCCCTCTTCAGAACTAAGGCACTCATTTCTAGCTGCTGGGAATATTGGTTGCTGACTGCTCACACTGAGTACCTCCTCAGAAATTGTCCTGTGTTGAAGGGAGCTGCCTTGCCTAAGGTCATGCCCCCTTCTCAGGGGCAGCCTACATGCAGTGATTGCTCAATGAAGGTCACAAAGGCCtagtttctttgcttcatttcaGGACATTTCTGAAGGACCATCTCAGTCTGTGAGATTGGTTGCGACCTCTTTGCAGCTTCTCCCTCTCTATCCAATCCTGATTTCCTTACTCCTTTACAGGTGTTGTTCCCAAAAGCAGCCCCCAATAATCCACCTGCACACAAATCTCAAACTCAGAGTCTGTTTCCCAGGGAACCTTGGGAAAAATTCAAAGATGACTCCCATGATCTTCACCTTCTGGTATTCACATCTTTGTATGACCCTCTCCCCTTGAGTGAGTGGGGCCTGCGACTTGCTTCTAACTGATGGAATATGATGAGGATGATGGCATGTCACTCCTATGATTAGATTACAATGTAGATATAAGACTCCCTCTTGCTGGCATGCACTAAAGAGACtcccttgctggctttgaagtAAACTGCCATATTGTGAAAGGGACTATGGAGAGGGCCACATGGAAAGGAACAAtgggtggcctctaggagctgagagcagccgTTGgtaaatagcaagaaaacaagaACCTCAGTCCTACAGCTGAAAGGAGATGAAGTCTGCCAACATTCTGAGAAAAGTGGATCTTTCCTTAGCTGAACCTCTGATGAGACTGTCACCCTGGCCAACACCTAGATTGTAGTCTGGTGAGACTTTGAGCAGATTACCCAGCCAAGATGAGCCCAGGCTCCTGActtacagaaactgtgagaaaataaatgggtGTTGCTTTAAACTGttgaatttgttacacagcaatagaaaactaatataccaACCTATGACACCAAGAGCTAATACATACACTTGTAGAAAGAGTCAAGGAAGACTGGAGAATGAGAAGCCTTCATGGTGTACaacatttgattttgaaattatatcaaactgTTCTTAGAGATATCTCAAGTTGTAGAGAAAATCTTTTGATGgggattctatttttaattaggtAACTTGATATTCTGCTCCAGAATGGAATGAAGTTGACACATCCTAAAATTTTGCAGTATCTAAATTTGTCAAAACAGTCAAAGGAATTAAAAgtagagatagggcttccctggtggtgcagtggttgagagttcgcctgccgatgcaggggacacgggttcatgccctggtccgggaaggtcccacatgccatggagtggctgagcccgtgagccatggccgctgggcctgtgcgtccggagcctgtgctccacaacgggagaggccacagcagtgagaggcccgtgtaccgcaaaaaaaaaaaaaaaaaaaaaaaaaaaaaaaaagtagagataaCTTAATGGACAACATTTTGTCTTATAAAAATGTTAGTCAAGGAGAGGTACTCTGAATGGAGGCAAAAAgacagaacctgtgaatatatttgAGCTGAAGTATATAtactttctaataaaaatattagtattGAGAATGTTTTCCATTtagtagaatttttttcttctcctgtagAGGGTGTTTTCTCAGTTAAAAACATTGTGATGAGAAGAATCAATTGAAGATGTTTgcaatttcaaatttattaaccATAAAATGCAACTGTGAAACAAATTGCAGGCAATTTTatgaaaagatttaaaacattacgaccatactggaaaaaaatacgttttcagaaaaatattggTAACGTGCTGTTAGAGACAGGTGTGGCTAAGAAACTGATTAAGGTATGTGAATATATACCAAAAAATTCTgcttgtgttattttttaatgttcagaTAATCAATATAAGTGTTTTTTGCTTTAATGTACAGTGatatatgttgtttttatttttagaaagaattttatttttgaaattagttTTTAACAGAACTGTTTTATAGCCTACCAATATAATAAAGCCAATTTGTTGATCAGTaggtaaatatttcatatatactgAATTGCTTTAGTGCCTCCTTTCACTATCTAAAGCATTCCAGTTTAGTTAATATGGTCTCCCTAAGGCTTTaggatcttttctttttggctttatCCCTATCCTTTAGCTTAGCAGTCTCTATAACCCAGATCTCATTTCATATGCAAACTTCATCTTCTGCAAATGTAAAAGGTCACTTATTTGGGCCGCTTAAGCTATCCATTCTTTATCACATTCAAGTGGGATAACAAGGAAAGGGATGTAGGAAGTTCAGAGGTATAAAcaggttcttgtttttgttctctGGGAGGCTTTTTTTTGCCAATTAATTCATTAACAAGCCCCAAGAGTTGCCTCAGAAAAAGATTGATATCTCCAAGGACATGTGAGTAAAGCAAtgagaaaagaacaagtaaaaggaaaaaaaaacccacacacatatgagaacacatacagagagagagagacagagagagagacagagacagagagagaggagctctaacaaacaataaatatgattctgaggggaaaaaacaccAAAATTGTGAGGGCAGGAAGGTAAAGCCTATATGAACCCTAGACACCTTTGCATTAGTCCCCTGGAGAGAAGAGTTTATGCCATTCTTCAGGTTACAGTGCCTCACTGTTGCAGggagggggaccccttccagggcccaagagtgagctcttgtctaacacttggaaatgaattgtccaaggcGGCACGTGCTGACCatgcaagagactttattgggtaGGGGCACCCaggcggagagcagcagggtaagggaacccaggaggactgctctgccatgtggctcacagtctcgggttttatggtaatgggatTAGTTTCTGGATTGTCTCTGGCCAATtgttctgactcagggtccttcctggtagTGCgcgcatcactcagccaagatggattccagcgaggaggattctgggaggttggtaggacatatggactggcgtctccttttgacctttcccgaattcttctggttggtggtGGCTTGTTAGTTCCGTGTTCCTTATCAGGACCTCCTGTCATAAAATAACTCATGCAAATGGTTAGTGTGGTGCTGGCCACTTTCATTCAGTGCTTCCCCTAACACCAGTACCTTCAACATTGGAGTCCTTTGCATCAGGCCACCATTGTAGTAAAGACCATTTCCCCCTATTATCTAATAGAACTCCTAAGTTGTAGCCAGGTAGATGGCTATCCAGCAAGAGACTACATTTCCCCATCTCCCTTGTGGCTTGGAGTGGCCAAGTGACCAAGTTCTGGAAATCATTGTGAGCCATTTCCACATTGTGACACTGAAAGGGAAAGTTCATGCTTTCCTTTGGCCCTTTTCCCCATCTGCTGGCTAAGAGATGCCAAAAGATTAAGCAGCCACCTTGGACCCAGACATGGCAGAGCTTCTTTACCAGCCCTGGACCACTTACCTCTACTCTGTTAAcctaaaagagaaacaaacttctATCTTGTTAAACTACTTGTGTACAATCTTGGGTCTTTTTCTTATAGTACCTGCACCCTCCTTAATAAAACCATGCAGAGCTAAACTTGCAAAATTTTAGAAGTACACACCGAGTCACTGGAACATGAGTAGACAGACCAATGGGACAAAAGAGAAAGTCCATCATAGAACCAAATACATACAGAAAATTAGTACAAAATCAAATCAGTGGGGTAAagatggactttattttttacatgaatAGTGTTGACACAACCAGGTATCTATACTATAGAAAAAGATAAAGTTCCATCTCTTCCTCACACCATACAGCAGGTTAAAACTCTAAGTGGAATGAAGATTTAATGAATTTACCCTTTGAGCCAACATTTTCATTTCTGCAAATTTATTCATGATAAGGACATATCTGCACTTTATGGATAATGTATGTACATTTTCtcattgtttgtaatagcaaaagacaggaaaaaaacttGTGTCTACCAATAAGGGATtagattttttaaactatagtatATAATTGAATGTTATACTATATGAAGTtgtaagaaagaatgagaaagctCTGTATTTTCAGGATGTACTTAGGTGAAGAAAGCCAGATGCAAAATAGTGTATAAGTACTATGCTACCTTTTGTATAAGAAaggggagaaatgaaaatatatatttatttttgcttgtatctgtataaagaaacactgaaaggatATATCAGAAACTAATAAAATGGTTAGCTATGAGAGTGGAAAGAGTGGGGTAGATGGGGACAGGAATGGGTATGGGAGTTCTAAATCTAAGTATTATGTAagtaataattattactattaagtATTAATAGACAGTGCGCAGGCGCGGCGGCGCGCCTCTGCGGGGCGCTGGGCTCACTGCGCACGCGCGGCCATCAGCTTGGTCCCAGGTGGAGCTGTTTTAGCCGAGCTGGCGCCGCCGTGAGCCTCCGAGATGAGCGCGGCAGAGGCTGACTGCTGGGCTTGGCTGCTGGTGCTCAGCTTCGTGTTTGGGTGCAATGTACTCAGGATCCTCCTCCcgtccttctcctccttcacGTCCAGGGTGCTGCAGAAGGACGTGGAGCAGGAGTCTCAGATGCGAGCAGAGATCCAGGGTATGAAGCAGGAGCTCTCCACCGTCAACGTGATGGACGAGTTTGCCAGATACGCCAGGCTGGAGAGAAAGATCAACAAGATGACTGATAAGCTCAAAACTCACGTGAAAGCACGGACAGCTCAGTTGCCTAAGATAAAATGGGTTATAAGTGTTGCTTTCTACATATTGCAAGCTGCCCTGATGGTCACACTCATTTGGACATACTACTCTGTCCCTGTGACCGTGGTGCCGAGTAGATGGATAACTCCACTAGAACGCCTGGTACCATTTCCCACTGGAGTAGCAGGGCTTGCAGCAAAGGAACTGACGCCTAGAGAACTTACGTGTCCAGTGTCACCGAAATGTGAAGTAGCAGGGCTACAGTTCAACCCAAGCCTGCCTCAGTAATCCAAGCCCAATACCTGGGGTCTGATACCCCATTTATTGAAACACCACCTCTGGTTCCCAAATTCTGTGACTCCTTTTCAATTCACACTATGCTTAGCCCCTCTGCAGCATTTCCTGCT from Lagenorhynchus albirostris chromosome X, mLagAlb1.1, whole genome shotgun sequence includes the following:
- the LOC132513652 gene encoding guided entry of tail-anchored proteins factor 1-like; this encodes MSAAEADCWAWLLVLSFVFGCNVLRILLPSFSSFTSRVLQKDVEQESQMRAEIQGMKQELSTVNVMDEFARYARLERKINKMTDKLKTHVKARTAQLPKIKWVISVAFYILQAALMVTLIWTYYSVPVTVVPSRWITPLERLVPFPTGVAGLAAKELTPRELTCPVSPKCEVAGLQFNPSLPQ